The Streptococcaceae bacterium ESL0687 genome has a segment encoding these proteins:
- a CDS encoding BMP family protein has translation MNKRVLGAGLAATALLSLTACGSRDGKDSSSTSEGKTDLKIAMITDTGGVDDKSFNQSAWEGMQAWGKDHGLSKDKGYTYFVSTNESDFANNFDTAVADGYGLIFGVGFKLQKAVEEAAAKNENTKFVIIDDEITGKDNVASATFADQEAAYLAGVAAAKTTKTNKVGFIGGVEGTVITRFEKGFVAGVKSVDKNIDVKVDYAADFADASKGRTIAAAQYASGVDVIYQAAGGTGAGVFSAAKSENERKNEADKVWVIGVDRDQADEGSYKSKDGKESNFVLGSSIKGVGAVVKTIANETVDGKFPGGKHEVFGIKDGSVDFVETNLSDDAKKAVEAARTEIKDGKVEVPEN, from the coding sequence ATGAACAAACGTGTTTTAGGTGCTGGTCTTGCGGCTACAGCTCTTTTATCACTAACTGCTTGTGGATCACGTGATGGGAAAGATTCATCATCTACATCTGAGGGTAAAACTGATCTTAAAATCGCAATGATCACTGATACAGGTGGTGTTGACGATAAATCATTTAACCAATCAGCTTGGGAAGGTATGCAAGCTTGGGGTAAAGACCACGGCCTTTCAAAAGACAAAGGATACACATATTTTGTTTCTACAAATGAATCAGACTTCGCTAACAACTTTGACACAGCTGTAGCTGACGGATACGGATTAATCTTTGGAGTAGGTTTCAAACTTCAAAAAGCTGTTGAAGAAGCTGCTGCTAAAAATGAAAATACTAAATTCGTAATCATTGACGATGAAATCACTGGGAAAGACAATGTAGCAAGTGCAACATTTGCTGACCAAGAAGCTGCTTACCTTGCAGGTGTTGCTGCTGCTAAAACTACTAAGACTAACAAAGTAGGATTTATCGGTGGGGTTGAAGGAACTGTAATCACTCGTTTCGAAAAAGGTTTCGTTGCAGGTGTTAAATCAGTTGATAAAAACATTGACGTAAAAGTTGACTACGCTGCTGACTTTGCTGATGCTTCTAAAGGTAGAACAATCGCTGCAGCTCAATACGCAAGTGGAGTTGACGTAATCTACCAAGCTGCTGGTGGAACTGGTGCTGGAGTATTCTCTGCTGCTAAATCAGAAAACGAAAGAAAAAATGAAGCTGATAAAGTTTGGGTAATCGGAGTTGACCGTGACCAAGCTGACGAAGGTTCATACAAATCTAAAGATGGTAAAGAATCTAACTTTGTTCTAGGTTCATCTATTAAAGGTGTTGGTGCCGTTGTTAAAACAATCGCTAACGAAACAGTTGACGGAAAATTCCCAGGTGGAAAACATGAAGTATTTGGTATCAAAGACGGATCAGTTGACTTTGTTGAAACAAACCTTTCTGACGATGCTAAAAAAGCTGTAGAAGCTGCTCGTACTGAAATTAAAGATGGAAAAGTAGAAGTTCCAGAAAATTAA
- a CDS encoding ABC transporter ATP-binding protein produces the protein MAENVIEMRNVRKVFGNFVANDNINLTLRKGEIHALLGENGAGKSTLMNMLAGLLEPTSGEILINGKVEKIDSPSKATKLGIGMVHQHFMLIDAFTVTENIILGDEKTSGIKLDTKDAAKEIEALSKRYGLEVTPDAYVRDIGVGQQQRVEIIKTLYRKADIIIFDEPTAVLTPAEIGELMQIMKELAKEGKSIILITHKLDEIREVADRVTVIRRGQMIDTVDVEGRSNQELAEMMVGHSVSFKTDKIESTPGDVVLEIDSLVVNEGRGVPAVNNLSLSVRAGEIVGIAGIDGNGQSELIQAITGLRKIESGLVKIKGQDATNLTPRKITEMAVGHVPEDRHRDGLVLDMTLAENIALQTYYKSPLSKHGFLNYKEINAHARELIEEFDVRTANELVAARSLSGGNQQKAIIAREIDLNPDLLIVSQPTRGLDVGAIEYIHKRLIQARDEGKAVLVVSFELDEILNVSDRIAVIHSGKIQGIVTPKDTNKQELGILMVGGKGGETK, from the coding sequence ATGGCTGAAAATGTTATTGAAATGCGTAACGTCAGAAAAGTCTTTGGTAATTTTGTTGCCAATGACAATATCAATCTGACCCTACGTAAGGGAGAAATCCACGCCTTACTTGGTGAAAATGGAGCCGGAAAATCAACTCTCATGAACATGCTTGCTGGACTCTTAGAGCCAACAAGTGGGGAGATTTTGATAAATGGTAAGGTTGAGAAGATTGACTCACCGTCCAAGGCTACAAAACTGGGTATCGGAATGGTCCACCAGCACTTTATGTTGATTGATGCCTTCACAGTAACCGAGAATATCATCTTAGGTGACGAGAAAACATCTGGTATAAAGCTTGATACTAAGGATGCGGCTAAAGAAATTGAAGCCCTGTCTAAAAGATATGGTCTTGAGGTAACGCCTGATGCCTATGTTCGTGATATTGGTGTTGGGCAACAGCAAAGGGTTGAAATCATTAAAACCCTTTACCGTAAGGCTGATATCATTATCTTTGATGAACCGACAGCAGTTTTAACACCTGCTGAAATTGGTGAATTAATGCAAATCATGAAGGAGCTTGCTAAGGAAGGGAAATCAATCATTTTGATTACCCACAAATTAGATGAAATCCGTGAGGTTGCAGACCGTGTAACTGTCATTAGACGTGGTCAAATGATTGATACTGTTGATGTTGAAGGTCGTTCTAACCAAGAACTTGCTGAAATGATGGTTGGTCACAGCGTATCATTTAAGACAGATAAAATTGAGTCAACTCCAGGGGATGTTGTCCTTGAAATTGATTCTCTTGTGGTTAATGAAGGCCGTGGAGTGCCTGCTGTAAATAACTTAAGTCTTTCAGTTCGTGCTGGTGAGATTGTTGGGATTGCAGGTATTGACGGAAACGGTCAAAGTGAGTTAATTCAAGCTATTACAGGTCTTCGTAAGATTGAAAGTGGTCTTGTTAAAATTAAAGGTCAAGATGCAACTAATCTTACACCACGTAAGATTACAGAAATGGCTGTGGGACATGTCCCTGAAGACCGTCACCGTGATGGTTTAGTTCTTGATATGACACTGGCTGAAAACATTGCCCTTCAAACTTACTATAAATCACCTCTAAGCAAGCACGGTTTCCTAAATTACAAGGAAATCAATGCCCACGCAAGAGAATTGATTGAAGAATTTGACGTAAGGACAGCTAATGAACTTGTAGCAGCAAGGTCATTGTCTGGAGGTAACCAACAAAAGGCAATCATCGCAAGAGAGATTGATTTAAATCCTGATTTATTGATTGTCAGCCAGCCAACTCGTGGTCTTGACGTCGGTGCCATTGAATACATCCACAAGCGTTTAATTCAAGCACGTGACGAAGGAAAAGCTGTACTTGTTGTAAGTTTTGAGTTAGATGAAATCCTGAATGTTTCAGATAGAATAGCTGTTATCCATAGTGGTAAGATACAAGGAATCGTTACTCCAAAAGATACTAATAAGCAAGAACTTGGTATCTTAATGGTCGGCGGGAAAGGGGGAGAGACTAAGTAA
- a CDS encoding ABC transporter permease, whose protein sequence is MKTFDLKKFLVPVVAVLFGFLFGAIIMLIFGYNPLWGYEDLLTSAFGTTRSIGEIFRSMGPLILTALSFAVASQAGLFNIGMSGQALCGWMASVWFALSFPDIPRLVMIPLLIIIGMLAGALAAAIPGILRAYLGTSEVIVTIMLNYVFLFVSTYLIHYKFSKSILAEKDSTLQVGANATFRQEWLSSITNNSRLNIGIFIALIVLILVYIMMTKTTLGFEIRSVGLNPYASEYAGMSSKRIVVSSMLIAGALAGLGGTIEGLGTFQNFFVQPSSPSIGFDGMAVALLGQNSPLGILFSSFLFSILKVGAPGMNKTGIPPEIVSIVIASIIFFVGIKYVIEKLIPNFKEKGGKA, encoded by the coding sequence ATGAAAACATTTGACTTGAAGAAATTTTTAGTCCCAGTGGTAGCCGTATTATTCGGTTTCCTATTTGGAGCTATCATCATGCTAATCTTTGGCTATAATCCTTTATGGGGATACGAAGATCTTTTAACCTCAGCCTTCGGGACAACAAGAAGTATTGGTGAAATCTTTAGAAGTATGGGACCACTAATCCTTACAGCCTTAAGTTTTGCGGTCGCAAGCCAGGCTGGACTCTTCAATATCGGAATGAGTGGACAGGCCCTGTGTGGATGGATGGCAAGCGTTTGGTTTGCCCTAAGCTTCCCTGACATTCCAAGGCTTGTAATGATTCCTCTTTTAATTATAATCGGTATGCTTGCAGGAGCTCTTGCTGCAGCAATTCCAGGGATTTTAAGAGCCTATCTGGGAACGAGTGAAGTTATTGTAACAATCATGTTAAACTATGTCTTCCTCTTTGTTTCTACATACTTGATTCATTATAAATTTAGCAAAAGCATTCTTGCTGAAAAAGATTCAACCCTTCAGGTTGGAGCTAATGCTACTTTCAGGCAGGAATGGCTGTCATCAATAACTAATAACTCACGTTTAAACATTGGGATCTTTATCGCCCTGATTGTTCTAATCCTTGTTTATATTATGATGACTAAAACAACTCTTGGATTTGAAATCCGCTCAGTTGGACTAAATCCATATGCCAGTGAATATGCTGGTATGTCAAGCAAACGTATCGTTGTAAGTTCAATGCTTATCGCAGGAGCTCTTGCAGGTCTTGGAGGTACAATTGAAGGACTTGGAACCTTCCAAAACTTCTTTGTTCAACCATCTAGTCCATCGATTGGTTTTGATGGAATGGCTGTAGCCCTTCTGGGACAAAATAGTCCACTTGGAATCCTCTTCTCATCATTCCTCTTCTCAATCTTAAAGGTTGGAGCTCCAGGAATGAACAAGACAGGAATTCCACCAGAAATCGTAAGTATTGTTATTGCAAGTATTATCTTCTTTGTGGGGATTAAATATGTAATTGAAAAACTAATCCCAAATTTCAAGGAAAAAGGAGGTAAGGCATAA
- a CDS encoding ABC transporter permease, whose product MDLITIFQLLISSMLIYATPLILTSLGGTFSERSGVVNVGLEGIMVMGAFSAIVFNLTFTNQFGAATPWIACLAGGVVGLIFSLIHALASVSLRANQIISGTVINLMAPALAVFLTKILYGKGQTDNIRQSFGYYDFPVLSKIPVIGPIFFEKTSLVGYVAILISFVAWYVLFKTRFGLRLRSVGENPQAADTLGINVYKMRYLGVMISGFLGGIGGAIFAQSISVNFSGTTIAGQGFIAMAAMIFGKWNPIGAMLASLFFGLSQSLSVIGGQLPLFANVPIVYLQIAPYVLTIVVLAIFLGKSTGPKANGVNYIKSK is encoded by the coding sequence ATGGATTTAATAACTATCTTTCAATTATTGATTTCATCAATGCTCATCTACGCAACTCCCTTGATTCTAACAAGTCTTGGAGGAACCTTCTCTGAACGTTCAGGAGTTGTTAATGTGGGTCTTGAAGGTATCATGGTTATGGGAGCTTTCTCAGCCATCGTCTTCAACCTAACTTTTACAAACCAGTTTGGTGCAGCTACTCCTTGGATTGCCTGCCTAGCTGGAGGAGTGGTGGGTCTTATTTTCTCACTAATCCATGCTCTGGCATCAGTATCACTTCGTGCCAACCAAATTATTAGTGGTACAGTAATTAACCTGATGGCGCCAGCCCTAGCTGTTTTCCTAACAAAAATCCTTTACGGAAAAGGTCAAACAGACAATATCAGACAAAGTTTTGGTTACTATGACTTCCCAGTTCTATCAAAAATTCCTGTTATTGGTCCAATCTTCTTTGAAAAAACTTCACTTGTTGGTTATGTGGCAATTCTGATTTCCTTTGTTGCCTGGTATGTTCTCTTTAAAACACGCTTTGGTCTTCGCCTAAGAAGTGTGGGAGAAAACCCTCAAGCGGCTGATACTCTTGGAATTAACGTTTATAAAATGCGTTACCTAGGAGTTATGATTTCAGGTTTTCTTGGAGGAATTGGAGGAGCAATCTTCGCTCAATCAATCTCAGTTAACTTTAGTGGGACAACAATCGCAGGTCAAGGTTTCATCGCCATGGCAGCTATGATCTTTGGTAAGTGGAATCCAATCGGAGCTATGCTTGCAAGTCTCTTCTTTGGATTATCTCAAAGTTTATCAGTAATCGGTGGTCAACTTCCACTCTTTGCTAACGTTCCAATCGTTTACCTACAAATTGCGCCTTACGTTCTTACAATCGTAGTTCTTGCAATCTTCCTAGGTAAGTCAACAGGACCAAAAGCTAACGGTGTTAACTACATCAAATCAAAATAA
- a CDS encoding tyrosine-type recombinase/integrase, with product MEVIKLEDYNDKRDLLVKDEINSTVLESFISYLDTSPKTIETYTRALRQMFKYFALNNIKNPQRVDILAYREGLKDSGLKPTTVQNYIMAARLFFQWTAQEGIYPNIADRVKGAKLDKNHKKDYLTADQVKHIIESINQDTEEGLRNYAIFSLMITGGLRTIEVSRADIKDLRILGRNTVLYVQGKGREEKTEYIKISAPVEKAIREYLASREDLEEDSPLFVSTSNNSRGKRLTTRSVSAIAKKVMKEAGFNSERLTAHSLRHTAVTLALLAGHDITEVQQFARHSSLNTTMIYNHALDRDKNGCSDGISNSIF from the coding sequence ATGGAAGTTATAAAATTAGAAGATTATAATGATAAAAGGGATTTACTTGTTAAAGATGAGATTAATTCCACGGTCCTTGAAAGTTTCATAAGCTACCTAGATACAAGTCCTAAAACCATTGAGACTTATACTAGAGCTCTCAGACAAATGTTTAAGTATTTTGCCTTAAACAATATTAAAAATCCCCAAAGGGTTGATATTTTAGCTTACAGGGAGGGACTTAAGGATAGTGGGCTTAAGCCGACAACGGTTCAAAATTACATCATGGCAGCCAGGCTTTTCTTCCAGTGGACAGCTCAAGAGGGAATTTATCCTAATATCGCTGATAGGGTTAAAGGAGCAAAGCTTGATAAAAATCATAAAAAGGATTATCTAACAGCTGATCAGGTCAAACACATTATTGAAAGTATTAATCAAGATACTGAAGAAGGACTTAGAAATTATGCCATCTTTTCTTTAATGATTACAGGTGGTTTGAGGACTATTGAAGTTTCAAGGGCTGATATCAAAGATTTAAGAATCCTTGGCCGTAATACTGTGCTTTATGTTCAGGGTAAGGGCCGGGAGGAGAAGACAGAGTATATCAAGATAAGTGCTCCTGTAGAAAAAGCTATAAGAGAGTACTTAGCCAGCCGGGAAGATTTGGAAGAAGACAGTCCACTTTTTGTCTCAACAAGCAATAATAGTAGGGGGAAAAGACTTACTACGAGGTCCGTTTCAGCCATTGCTAAAAAAGTTATGAAGGAAGCAGGCTTTAATAGTGAGCGACTAACAGCCCACAGCCTCAGGCATACGGCTGTAACCCTTGCCCTTCTTGCGGGACATGACATAACAGAGGTTCAGCAGTTTGCAAGGCACTCAAGTCTAAACACAACTATGATCTACAATCACGCCCTCGATCGTGATAAAAATGGCTGCAGCGACGGAATATCGAATTCTATTTTTTGA
- a CDS encoding DUF4352 domain-containing protein, whose protein sequence is MAKKITDENGNTYVQKKPFYKKVWFWAIVVILIFIIGGSLGTSKAKKVEDGSSTASSEKKSEQTTFKIGDVVEHNNVQFKVNSVEYSSGTKYSKPKEGNQYVIVNITITNKGDDTIDYNPYDFKLDSNGNQTNLTEFVMADSGEQFVNDSLNSGSLAKDGSVTGSLIGQAKVGDKYKLLYNGNMFSNKSKITFELN, encoded by the coding sequence ATGGCTAAAAAAATTACAGACGAAAATGGAAATACATACGTTCAGAAAAAACCTTTTTATAAAAAGGTTTGGTTTTGGGCGATCGTTGTTATTCTGATATTCATTATAGGAGGTTCTCTAGGAACTTCTAAAGCGAAAAAAGTTGAAGATGGTTCTTCAACTGCATCATCTGAAAAAAAATCTGAGCAGACTACTTTCAAGATTGGTGATGTTGTCGAACATAACAACGTTCAATTCAAAGTTAATAGTGTTGAATATTCATCAGGTACAAAATACTCAAAACCTAAGGAAGGAAATCAATATGTTATCGTGAATATAACAATTACTAACAAAGGCGATGACACAATAGACTATAATCCATACGATTTCAAATTAGACAGCAATGGAAATCAGACTAACTTGACTGAATTTGTAATGGCTGATTCTGGGGAGCAATTTGTCAACGATTCTCTTAATTCTGGTTCTTTAGCTAAAGATGGAAGTGTTACTGGTAGTCTAATCGGTCAAGCAAAGGTTGGCGATAAATACAAACTTCTCTATAACGGGAATATGTTTTCAAACAAAAGTAAAATCACTTTTGAGCTTAACTAA
- a CDS encoding L-lactate dehydrogenase — MTDVKQHKKVILVGDGAVGSSYAFALVNQGIAQELGIVDIFKEKTVGDAEDLSHALAFTSPKKIYAADYSDAHDADLVVLTAGAPQKPGETRLDLVEKNLRINKEVVTKIVESGFDGIFLVAANPVDVLTYSTWKFSGFPKERVIGSGTSLDSARFRQALAEKVGVDARSVHAYIMGEHGDSEFAVWSHANVAGVKLEQFLQDVEGIDEQGLVDLFVSVRDAAYSIIEKKGATFYGIAVALARITQAILNDENSVLPLSVFQEGQYGVEDVFIGQPAVVGAHGIVRPVNIPLNDAETQKMQASAKQLKDIINEAFSKEEFASAAKN; from the coding sequence ATGACTGATGTTAAACAACACAAAAAAGTAATTCTTGTCGGTGATGGAGCTGTAGGTTCTTCTTACGCTTTTGCACTTGTAAACCAAGGTATCGCCCAAGAACTTGGAATTGTTGATATCTTTAAAGAAAAAACTGTAGGAGATGCTGAAGACCTTAGCCATGCGCTTGCTTTCACTTCACCTAAAAAAATCTACGCTGCTGACTACTCAGACGCTCACGATGCTGACCTAGTAGTACTTACAGCTGGTGCTCCTCAAAAACCAGGTGAAACTCGTCTTGACCTAGTTGAGAAAAACCTACGTATCAACAAAGAAGTTGTTACTAAAATCGTTGAAAGCGGATTTGACGGAATCTTCCTAGTTGCTGCTAACCCAGTTGACGTTCTTACTTACTCTACTTGGAAATTCTCAGGATTCCCTAAAGAGCGCGTAATCGGATCAGGTACTTCACTTGACTCAGCTCGTTTCCGTCAAGCTCTTGCTGAAAAAGTTGGAGTTGATGCACGTAGCGTCCACGCATACATCATGGGTGAACACGGAGATTCAGAATTTGCAGTTTGGTCACACGCAAACGTTGCTGGTGTTAAACTTGAACAATTCTTACAAGACGTTGAAGGAATTGATGAGCAAGGTCTTGTTGACTTATTCGTATCAGTACGTGATGCTGCTTACTCAATCATCGAGAAAAAAGGTGCTACTTTCTACGGTATCGCTGTAGCTCTTGCTCGTATCACTCAAGCAATCCTTAACGATGAAAACTCAGTACTTCCACTTTCTGTATTCCAAGAAGGTCAATACGGAGTTGAAGACGTATTTATCGGTCAACCAGCTGTTGTTGGTGCTCACGGTATCGTTCGTCCAGTTAACATCCCACTTAACGACGCTGAAACTCAAAAAATGCAAGCTTCAGCTAAACAACTTAAAGACATCATCAACGAAGCTTTCAGCAAAGAAGAATTCGCTTCTGCAGCTAAAAACTAA
- a CDS encoding NFACT RNA binding domain-containing protein, producing the protein MAFDGIFLHYMTSELEESLTGGRIQKINQPFDKELVLTIRGNGKNHKLLLSAHPSFGRVQLTKTVFENPKTPTTFVMILRKYLSGALINSIKQVENDRQIVFEISSKNEIGDAMEIALICEIMGKHSNILLVDRKSNKILESIKHVGFSQNAYRTILPGSTYLAPPSDGKINPFTVSDDKLFDILNTEDNLQRVFQGLGRDTAAALEQNILPNEKIKSFHNFINDLCPSLYPSSDNFSALKLADDYLAYDSLSELLDVYYSDKAERDRVRQVASEVIRKVDNELKKNRQKLKKQEKELKATDKAETFRQKGELLTTFLHQVPNNKDSVILDNYYDGQKIEIALNKALTPNQNAQKYFHKYQKLKQAVKYLNSQIEQTKQAILYLESVENSLAQADLSEIAEIKEELIQTGYIKLRKRDNKRQKLKDPERYIASDGSLILVGKNNLQNEQLTHKIARKNDLWFHAKDLAGSHVVLRDNPHPSDEVVTEAAMLAAYFSKARMSNLVQVDMIEIKKLNKPAGSAPGFVTYTGQKTLRVTPDFERIKEMKEEN; encoded by the coding sequence ATGGCTTTTGATGGTATATTTCTCCACTATATGACCTCTGAATTAGAGGAAAGTCTTACTGGTGGACGAATTCAAAAAATAAACCAGCCCTTTGATAAGGAGCTGGTCCTTACAATTAGGGGAAACGGTAAAAATCATAAACTTCTCTTATCTGCCCACCCAAGTTTTGGCAGGGTCCAATTAACTAAGACGGTTTTTGAGAACCCAAAAACTCCTACAACCTTTGTAATGATTTTAAGGAAATACTTGAGCGGTGCCCTAATCAACAGTATCAAACAGGTTGAAAACGACAGGCAGATTGTCTTTGAAATTTCTAGCAAGAATGAAATCGGGGATGCCATGGAGATTGCCCTAATCTGTGAAATCATGGGTAAACACTCAAACATTCTTTTGGTCGATCGAAAATCAAATAAAATCCTTGAGTCGATTAAACATGTGGGCTTTTCGCAAAATGCCTACCGGACCATTCTTCCAGGAAGCACCTATTTGGCCCCACCTAGTGACGGTAAGATAAATCCCTTTACCGTAAGTGATGATAAATTATTTGATATCTTAAATACTGAGGATAATTTACAAAGAGTATTCCAAGGTCTAGGACGAGATACAGCTGCTGCTCTGGAACAAAATATTCTTCCCAACGAGAAAATAAAATCCTTCCATAATTTCATTAATGACCTTTGTCCTTCCCTTTATCCCTCAAGCGACAACTTCTCTGCTCTTAAACTGGCTGACGATTATTTGGCCTATGATAGTTTATCGGAACTTCTAGATGTCTACTATTCGGATAAGGCTGAGCGGGACCGCGTCCGCCAGGTGGCCAGTGAGGTTATCCGTAAGGTTGATAATGAGCTTAAAAAGAACCGCCAAAAACTTAAGAAGCAGGAAAAAGAACTTAAGGCAACTGACAAGGCTGAAACCTTTAGGCAAAAGGGTGAACTTCTTACGACCTTCTTGCACCAGGTACCAAATAATAAGGATTCAGTTATTCTTGATAACTACTACGATGGTCAAAAGATTGAAATCGCCTTAAACAAGGCTCTAACACCCAATCAAAATGCCCAAAAATACTTCCACAAGTACCAAAAACTAAAACAGGCAGTTAAATATCTTAATAGTCAAATTGAACAAACCAAACAGGCTATTTTATACCTGGAAAGTGTTGAAAATTCCCTAGCCCAGGCTGACTTATCTGAAATCGCTGAAATCAAGGAAGAATTAATCCAAACAGGCTATATTAAACTAAGAAAAAGGGACAATAAACGTCAAAAACTTAAGGATCCTGAACGATATATCGCAAGTGACGGAAGTCTAATCTTAGTTGGGAAAAACAACCTGCAAAATGAACAGTTGACCCATAAAATCGCCCGGAAAAATGATCTTTGGTTCCATGCTAAGGACCTTGCAGGAAGTCATGTTGTTCTTAGAGATAATCCCCATCCAAGTGATGAGGTTGTTACAGAAGCTGCTATGCTTGCTGCCTATTTCTCTAAGGCAAGAATGTCAAACCTGGTCCAAGTTGATATGATTGAAATCAAAAAATTAAACAAACCTGCAGGATCTGCTCCAGGTTTTGTAACCTATACTGGTCAAAAAACCCTCCGGGTCACACCAGATTTTGAGCGAATCAAAGAAATGAAGGAAGAGAACTAA
- a CDS encoding iron-sulfur cluster biosynthesis family protein, with product MYLKITDEAQEKIKKMIGDKPAKLIFDMDDGNGLLSRKGSCSLFNHFRILLVDPDFTDPVYDNQMDSDLGPMPYKGYSKNYLSDKMKLSLENFRLFLTCDYESLDRNFEIIDFRNK from the coding sequence ATGTACTTAAAAATTACTGATGAAGCACAAGAAAAAATCAAAAAAATGATAGGTGATAAACCAGCCAAATTAATCTTTGACATGGATGACGGAAATGGATTGCTTTCACGCAAGGGATCATGTTCACTTTTCAACCATTTTAGAATCCTCTTAGTCGATCCAGATTTCACTGATCCTGTTTATGATAATCAAATGGATAGTGATTTAGGTCCTATGCCCTATAAAGGCTATTCAAAGAATTACCTATCTGATAAAATGAAACTATCACTCGAAAACTTCAGACTTTTCCTAACTTGTGATTATGAAAGTCTTGACCGCAATTTCGAAATAATAGATTTTAGGAATAAATAA
- the trpX gene encoding tryptophan ABC transporter substrate-binding protein has protein sequence MKNKKLMFTLLGLVVLALAAIVLPQLDKKKDSKSDSLQIGVLQFVTHPALDEIYKGVKEGLSEEGYKDIKINFLNGEGDQSKLQTMSKELVAQKNDVLVGIATPAAQSLANATTSIPIIMGAVSDPVGAKLISNLEKPDKNITGVSDKFPVDKQLDLMKEVLPDLKTVGVLYSSSEDNSKSQVAEFKKAAEASGIEVIEYAVPSTNEISATMEVATSKVDAFYTPMDNTVASAFPTVINIANKAKKPVFPSVDTMVEQGGLAAVAINQYDLGKATGKMAAKILKGEKVSNLPVEEFSEVKPVVNEEAAKKLGITLPEKLLAEADKVK, from the coding sequence ATGAAAAATAAAAAACTAATGTTTACCCTGCTTGGTCTTGTAGTCCTTGCCCTAGCTGCAATTGTCCTACCTCAGCTTGATAAGAAAAAGGACAGCAAAAGTGATAGCCTTCAAATCGGTGTCTTACAGTTTGTAACTCACCCAGCCCTTGATGAAATCTACAAGGGAGTTAAGGAAGGTTTATCTGAAGAAGGTTATAAGGATATAAAGATTAACTTCCTAAATGGTGAAGGTGATCAAAGTAAGCTTCAAACCATGAGTAAGGAGCTTGTAGCCCAGAAGAATGATGTTCTCGTTGGGATTGCAACACCTGCTGCTCAGAGCCTTGCCAATGCAACAACAAGTATTCCAATTATCATGGGAGCTGTAAGTGATCCTGTGGGTGCTAAACTTATCAGCAATCTTGAAAAACCTGATAAGAATATTACAGGTGTATCTGATAAGTTTCCTGTTGACAAACAACTTGACTTAATGAAAGAAGTTTTACCAGACCTTAAAACTGTCGGTGTCCTTTATTCAAGTAGTGAGGACAATTCTAAGTCACAGGTGGCTGAGTTTAAAAAAGCAGCAGAAGCTTCTGGAATTGAAGTAATTGAGTATGCAGTACCTTCAACAAATGAAATTTCAGCAACCATGGAAGTTGCGACTTCTAAGGTAGATGCCTTTTATACACCAATGGATAATACAGTAGCAAGTGCCTTTCCAACAGTAATTAATATTGCAAACAAGGCTAAAAAACCTGTTTTCCCAAGTGTTGATACCATGGTCGAACAAGGTGGTCTTGCGGCTGTAGCCATTAACCAATATGATCTTGGTAAGGCTACTGGGAAAATGGCTGCCAAGATACTTAAGGGAGAAAAAGTTTCAAATCTTCCTGTTGAAGAGTTTAGCGAGGTTAAACCAGTCGTCAACGAAGAAGCAGCAAAAAAACTTGGAATTACTTTACCAGAAAAATTACTGGCTGAAGCAGACAAGGTAAAATAA